A part of Entelurus aequoreus isolate RoL-2023_Sb linkage group LG10, RoL_Eaeq_v1.1, whole genome shotgun sequence genomic DNA contains:
- the LOC133659145 gene encoding cilia- and flagella-associated protein 251-like — protein MLTRWLTFIALLAASVYAGVAAVGHDALTVVPTSRVEGQPEVQVTVKCGDGKKAGVVAYWHTPFGHLQTPGFHARLDPVYMHHDGSLVVTKLSSLHEGLYYCLLRHDGGSTLFPYQLCKRPEDVGQEHFRFRRELGSVAEEQENVSDRLLAGAVAASVLLTFVFGFSAGALSRRNVLRCWTGLTKILPASSPRQQRDLSDADITMATLSSMHNKMEQVTDDETTSSLGSNPPAKPQRSFRERREAQAYWEACDRVEGRSIEEARGRLEECDGKVREVRPSGQDKDEEGMSRKEEEDGEVGGFDGRIEDDHTGEKNDDGENERKEDDEKDNDEDEKENEVDEKENEVNEKDNEVNEKNKKEKVKKENEVDEKENEADEKENEVDEKDNEEDEKEKNEVDEKEKNEVDEKEKNKVDEKEKNKVDEKLKIEVDEKEKNELDEKEKNEVDEKEKNKVDEKEKNKVDEKLKIEVDEKEKNEVDEKEKNKVDEKEKNEVDEKEKNEVDEKEKNKVDEKEKNKVDEKEKIEVDEKEKIEVDEKEKNEVDEKKNKVDEKEKIDVDVKKNKEDEKGEKSNDEDGGADVSSESLSSQTDGDDDGGEDKKEELSSSQVSPSRSSRVIRLYQYDEDGRRYGHLPDPGPEEPGPAPKLKQRSASLTRLNAIMAAASAGPLDTPPRGQEGSARTETTHFGMDI, from the exons ATGTTAACCCGCTGGTTAACTTTCATCGCTCTACTGGCTGCCTCAGTATACGCTGGTGTAGCAGCTGTTGGCCATGATGCCCTGACGGTGGTGCCCACCAGCAGGGTCGAAGGACAACCAGAGGTGCAAGTGACTGTCAAGTGTGGAGATGGAAAGAAGGCGG GTGTGGTGGCCTACTGGCACACCCCCTTTGGACACCTCCAAACGCCTGGCTTCCACGCCAGACTGGACCCGGTTTACATGCACCATGATGGCAGCCTTGTGGTCACCAAGCTGAGCAGCCTCCACGAGGGCTTGTATTACTGCCTCTTGCGGCACGATGGGGGATCCACACTGTTCCCCTATCAGCTTTGCAAACGGCCAGAAGACGTTGGACAAGAACATTTCAGGTTCAGGAGGGAGCTTGGTTCTGTTGCAGAGGAGCAGGAAAATGTTTCTGACCGGCTCTTGGCAGGAGCTGTGGCAGCCTCAGTGCTACTCACGTTTGTGTTTGGCTTCAGTGCAGGAGCTCTGAGCAGGAGAAATGTTCTCAG GTGTTGGACGGGGCTCACTAAGATCTTACCTGCCTCATCTCCACGGCAACAGCGTGACCTGTCAGATGCTGACATCACCATGGCGACGCTCTCATCCATGCACAACAAGATGGAGCAGGTGACGGACGACGAGACCACAAGCAGCTTGGGTTCGAACCCGCCTGCCAAACCTCAGAGAAGCTTCCGGGAAAGACGAGAGGCGCAGGCCTACTGGGAAGCATGTGACCGCGTGGAGGGCAGGAGCATAGAAGAGGCGAGAGGAAGGCTGGAGGAATGTGATGGAAAGGTCAGAGAAGTCAGACCATCAGGACAAGACAAGGATGAGGAGGGGATGagtaggaaagaagaggaagacgGAGAGGTGGGAGGTTTTGATGGGAGGATAGAGGACGACCACACAGGAGAAAAGAATGATGACGGTGAAAATGAGAGGAAAGAGGATGATGAAAAAGACAATGACGAAGATGAAAAAGAGAATGAAGTAGATGAAAAAGAGAATGAAGTAAATGAAAAAGACAATGAAGTAAatgagaaaaataaaaaagagaaagTCAAAAAAGAGAATGAGGTAGATGAAAAAGAGAATGAGGCAGATGAAAAAGAGAATGAAGTAGATGAAAAAGACAACGAGGAAGATGAGAAAGAGAAGAATGAGGTAGATGAGAAAGAGAAAAATGAGGTAGATGAGAAAGAGAAGAATAAGGTAGATGAGAAAGAGAAGAATAAGGTAGATGAGAAATTGAAGATTGAGGTAGATGAGAAAGAGAAGAATGAGTTAGATGAGAAAGAGAAAAATGAGGTAGATGAGAAAGAGAAGAATAAGGTAGATGAGAAAGAGAAGAATAAGGTAGATGAGAAATTGAAGATTGAGGTAGATGAGAAAGAGAAGAATGAGGTAGATGAGAAAGAGAAGAATAAGGTAGATGAGAAAGAGAAGAATGAGGTAGATGAGAAAGAGAAAAATGAGGTAGATGAGAAAGAGAAGAATAAGGTAGATGAGAAAGAGAAGAATAAGGTAGATGAGAAAGAGAAGATTGAGGTAGATGAGAAAGAGAAGATTGAGGTAGATGAGAAAGAGAAAAATGAGGTAGATGAGAAAAAGAATAAGGTAGATGAGAAAGAGAAGATTGACGTAGATGTAAAAAAGAATAAGGAAGATGAGAAAGGAGAGAAGAGTAATGATGAAGATGGAGGGGCAGACGTGAGCAGTGAAAGTTTGTCTTCACAAACAGACGGTGATGATGATGGAGGCGAAGATAAAAAAGAGGAACTTTCTTCCTCTCAAGTCTCGCCGTCTCGTTCGAGTCGCGTCATCCGTCTCTATCAGTACGACGAAGATGGCCGCCGATACGGCCACCTCCCCGACCCGGGCCCAGAGGAGCCGGGCCCCGCCCCCAAACTCAAGCAGCGCTCCGCGTCTTTGACACGCCTCAACGCCATCATGGCCGCCGCCTCAGCTGGACCACTAGACACGCCCCCGAGGGGGCAGGAGGGGTCAGCGAGGACGGAGACGACACACTTTGGAATGGACATTTAA